The DNA window AATCTAtgctatattttgttgttttactTTTGATGGTTGGTTTTGGTTTTGTTAGACTCGTCTCAAACTTTGAAATAAGTTTTTTATACGATGTTTTAGGAGAACATAAGGAAATGTTTACCTTGTAGAGAAATGAAAGGTGACATAACCAGTACACGTAAACACTTTAGCTGCAAGAGACAAGAGAAGGACGATTTAAAATAAGAGTAGTCACTGTTGGAGCAAGTATGTTCATACCATAGAAAGCAATGCCACATAGAAAAATGTATTATATTGTAATCAAGATTTTCTTCTTGCATATCATTTTAGGAATACTCTGTTACAATTCATCATCTAGTGCGTCAAGAAGTTGAAATTAGTGTATCAGTCATTGTTAGATAATTTTTTCAAACTCACCTCCTTACGCCATATGTGTGATTAATATAAAATTTGCTGAGCCCAATTTAATTAGTTGAACCTTTATCTCAtattaaaagtgattaaaattTGCTCTAAAAAGTGGTTAAAATTTAAATCACTTTTTTTCACTCATCACTTACCTCTacacaaaagaaaaaattacTCCTGCACTGCCCTcgttgaattttaaaaaaataaaatttatattcatACACCACATGATTATTAATGTATTTGATGTTGTATAAAGAGAGTTCTCTACTCAAATGCTTTTGTCACGCGCAACCAAACGTGAAATCACCTAATCCAAACAATATATGGTTGTTGCTTCTTTTGTGATCATGACACTCACCTATCTATTCATAAATTAAAAACACAAATGTTCATCATGGTTGTTTGGTTGCAAATTGCAATGAAGTGTAGTAACCGCACACATCCTAACATCCTTTCTTTCCTTCCAAGTCTCACTACCTCGTACATAATAAATTCAATACTCCAAATTCTAAGGACAGAGGAATAATGTCTAACCACTTAAATAAAGATTTTTGCCGCAGATCCGTATTCCACATCAGCAGTCATTAGATTAAGATCAGACAGTCtaaatttcaaatttaatattttaaaataaattgaaaactaCTTAAAATCTTAACCATCTAATTTTGACTCAACGACTACAAATTTATTGAATAAGTAAATGCGACAAAATCTTATCCGTTTAATTTTGATTCAACGCAATATACATCGAATATGGGAATGCTACAAAATCTTTAGAGCAAAGAATCTGATTTctaaataaagtcatatttagccATAATTAGGACTTAGGGTCCACATATGTCTTTTTGTATTAAAAGCATGTTTTCACTTTATATACACACAATTAATTAATAACAAAATAGGGGACCAACTAATTTATTTCTCTATTCATAACAACTCTCATAACAATATACACTCAACAAGGATATATAAATATCATAGAGTAAAGAGAAGAGTCTCATTAGCAAACACTTCAGGAAAAAATTCTAATTACTTTGCAGAGCTAGAAAACCATGGAATTGGTAGAGAGATGTATAGTTTTCTTGATGATGACAATGGTGGCTGTTCAGGTTTCAAATGCAGCTGTGCACAAGGTTGGAGACTCTTCTGGTTGGACAATCATTGGTAACATAGATTACAAGAAATGGTCTGCTACTAAGAACTTCCAAATTGGTGACACTATCGGTAAGTCCCCTAACTCcgaatatttgttttaaattgatgtCTCAGTTGCGGTTACGCTGAAAAGAACTGAAATTGTTGGTAATTTCTATGGCAGTTTTTGAATACAATTCTCAGTTCCACAATGTGATGCGTGTGACACATGCCATGTACAAATCGTGCAATGTATCATCGCCTTTGACAACCTTCAGCACTGGCAAAGACTCTATAAAGATAACAAATTATGGTCATCATTTTTTCTTGTGTGGTGTTCCTGGCCACTGTCAAGCAGGACAGAAAGTTGATATCAATGTGCTCAATGTTTCTGCTGCAGCAGCAGCAACACCAACTATATCTCCATCAGCATTGGCATCTCCAGTACCAGTTGCAACTACGCCTGCACCTTCTCCTAACAATGCTTCGCCGTTGATTGTTGCAAAGGGAGCTTTTGGTTTTGTTGGTTTGGCCATGACAGTTTTTAGCAGTTTCTATTTTTAACTATGCATAATAAGGAGCTGTTGTTAGAGTTTGGTTTATGTCTTAAGGACTTGTCAAGAACATTTTTCTAAAGGTTCATTATTATGATCCTTCATATAGATTGAAGGCATGTTTGTATGATCCTTCATTATGTTGCTATTGTAGATTAAAGAGAAGATCAATAAAGTAAATTTTGTGATTGTAAAGAAGTATAATCAATTTTTACTTAACATAAAAATCTCTAcaaataatgtttttatattacaAAGAGGGCTTAAAGCCTGGAAAAAGAAGAAGACTACACAGAAATTAAACAAGGGACTAAAACTCCCAAAACATCAGGAGATAAGACATGCCTAAACTAAGGCCAGGTTGTCAATATCAAAATTTTGTATAAGATCGGAAGAAGGTAGCGAGATCATAAAACATAAGATCGTAATTAAGATTATAAGATCCtattcaattatttttgtaagaTCAAGAGGGGATAGCAAGATCTTAAAACATAGTATCGTAGCAAATGTCGCAAGCATGTTTGCACATTGGTTAGCTTCACGATAAGAATGCTTAACAACCACCTACCACTCCAACTCTAGCAACCGCAGAATCCTTAAGATCAAGGACCTCCCACTGCAACTTCCTCTCCTCTTATTGCAAGTCAAAGCAGCGTAACAAGCGGACAATCCTGCATAACATGCAAAGTGGTCTCAACGGTACTGCCAAGTACAGGCACATAGCACTGCCCAACCACATATGATTTCTCATAAAATTCATTGAAATTCTGTCATGCCGCATCAGCCATATAAAATATCTCACTGGCTGCGGCACGTTTAACCTCCACATCTGCTTCCAATCCGAAGCAGCAGTATCCATCTGAAAGCTGCACAGCTTAAGGTACGTGACAGCCACAGAAAACCTATCATCATGTCCGGCTCTACCATTTGTCCTCACCTGAATTGATGTCTGGGGGCAAAACTGCAGAAATTTTCTGTATTATCTGAGGGGGCAGCCAGCTACATAAGATAGTCCACTTCTAACCTCCCAGCTCATCCACCAAATCACAGACTTTAACATTCCTTAAAGCATCAAGAATATTAAGGTTCAGATATCCACACGCTAGACGCTATCCTAAGCATCAACACTCTTACCATCACCCAAAGACCAGCAACAAATCTCTTTCAATTTAGGCCAAATATTTACTATAGCCTTCCAAAGGCTAGAATCAGTTTGTCTAGTACTAACCTCATCATTGATACTATTCCACCTATATTTCCCTCTCAAGACTAGACACCATAGATCACTGTCCCACCGTTTAAGCTTCCAACTCAACTTTGCAATACATGCCTTTATTCATTAAATCAAGTCGCTGTAACCCAAGAACATCAATTTCTTTCGGCCAAGTGACCATCTCCCAGCCAGCATGACATTTCCTCTCATTATCAGCCTTACCCCAGATAAATTTCCTTCGGATCCTTTGTATTTCATCAATACAAGCTTTAGGTATCACTGCTCTCATTATTAGATAAAGAGGAACTGCTTCCAAAATACATTTTGCTAAAGCCAGCTCCCCGCAAAAGACAAATGGTTCACTTTTGAAGCTGATAGCTTAGCACTAACTTGCCCAATTAGACATTGGTAGTTTTCCCTCTTCGTCTCAAGTAGATATTGATAGGCACGCCTATGTAGTTTACAATGCTCTGCATCTCTATGAACTCACACACATGTATTAAACGAATACACATCCCAAACCCAAATATCGGTTTTCTCCTGGCTAACTTGTTGTCCAGGCATATTGCAAAAGCAATCAAGACTTATACAAATTATGTTTTAAACGatacaaaaatcacatttttttttacACCTAAACAGTAAAATCTTAACTAATGATAAAAGAATTTGTAAAAACCATATGTTTTTTGTACGATGGTCCATGATAAGCTTGAGATTTTgcctaaattatttattatatcttGACCAGTTGGACTCATGttcaattttatataatattatttagttCACTCCAGTGAATGTGGTAATTCTGTGATCTGCAACatgtatgaaaaatcaaataaaattaacttaattgatttcaatcagttAAAATATCCGCTACAAAGTTGAACTAACTGATAAACTCTATGACCGCAGATATTTTATTCATCCCTTAAGTACTCAATTTTCACTCACCTATTACTACGtttatttaaagttttatgtAAGATGAAACAGAATCTGCCACTTTTGTTTGATTTACAGAATTTGGTGCACTAGTCTTGAGTTTGGTTCTTGTTCCATAATCTTGAAATTCTCACCCTTTTTTCTACtggtttcatttttaatataactctaagcatatcaatatcaatatcaatatatttttattacaagTGAAACTTATGGATGCATTTTGTCTTGTGTATATACCATTATTATATCTTGAAGACTAAAAATTGCAGCATACTATAGGTTGCCAATGTTATATCCGATGAAATTTTGATACCCTCCAGTGCAGAATTAACCAAAACTAAATCAAACTCTCAACTGCCTCATGAGTATAGAAAGTAACATTTTATCGTATTGAAAAATCAAAATCTAGAAAGATGCATATGTATTAAGATAGAAACtacatcaaaatatatttaaaaaattgttttattgataaaaaaACTCCCAAAAACTCCATTACACATTAGTCATGTGTAAAGAAACATAAAATTGATGCCTCAGAGACAAAGAATTTCTTAATCAATattaaaagaaagagaaaaaaaaccaTTATCTCTAAAGAAATACAAGATTGTAAACCTGAAACACCATTTATGTTAGGTCACCTAGCAATGGAGAACCTTTCGAATGCCCATCGAACTACAACTTCTTCTGGTAAAATATGTTGTAAATGATGTGGCTTCAGAACCTCATAACACCTTGAATTTGGACAAGTAACCTCCATTATATTCTGGCTTAGTTGTGCAGCCACGTGATTCGATATACAATTAGCACAAAAAGGGTGATTGCAATTTGCACTTCCTCTAACAATATTAGACTCTGGTACAAAATCATAACATAAACCACAAAAGGATTTTGGTGACTGCGGAGAACTCGAACTCTCGTTACTCGTCTCAAACTCGATGACAGCTGATTTccccttctccttcttcttctcctcctcGTAAGTTCGCATATACATAGAGCATTTCAatttttgttgttgaaatttcCTATATAAAGAAGACTGCATCAAGTTTTCTTCCAGCTTCAATTCTAAACAGCATTGCTTATTCGGGCAATCCATCAAACAGGTGGTggatttcttcttccccataccCTCATCATATTCTTCAAATGGACACCTTCTCTTGACTGAAATGCCGCGTCGCGAATTGAGCTGTGTTAGTTGAAACTGTTGACAGTTGAGTCCAGAATGCCATGGAACCTTACATTGTGCACAGAATAGTCTGCGACAATTAGAACACTCTGCATTTGTCACAATTTCAATTCCATTATACAGCAACGAAACAGAGCAATCATTGAAGGGACAATTCACACATTGTTGCTGCTGCTTTAACGGAAACGGAATCGGAAAGAGGTTTTGTGTTAGCGGCATTATCGATTGTGGGAACGGAAATGGCAAGTGATGTATCATGGTGTTGAGAAATTTGTAACCCTAgacagaaaagaaaagaagacggTAACTGATATAGCTAGGGtttgttatatttatttatagCGTGAACGTCAAGTATTTGCTAATTGTTTCGATTTTTCAAGGGGGGTGGTAAATAGTAGTAAAGAGGAGATCGTGAATATGGATTGCGAGAATCAGAATGTGCTGTTTCTTTAAAAAGCTTTTAAACTGTTTCGCGGAAATAATGGTGGTAACCAATTAAGTGCCGCGATTCATTCTTCCTACGATTTTAGtaatgtttaatattttttttttattaaaatcttaaataataaatgaaataaacAAGTTATTGCAAGTCAaaattactcttttttttttattttatttattattttacctCTTTTCACTCCATTTAATTATTCTCTACTTTTTCACACTTTTTTGTTAATGTAGATTTCTTTGGTACGAGgataattgtttaattttattaattaaataaaagaaagttttaattgaatatatgatgatgattggttgacatttttgtaaaaatatttagCAGTGTCAATGCATCATTcattttttctatatatatatatatatatatatatatatatatatatatatatatatatatatatatatatatatatatatatatatatatatatatatataattgtattttaaaaacCGAACCGGCCGGTCGGATCGGATCGGTTAGACAGGGAACTGGAAGGGTCACCAAAATCAGTCAAAACCGGTGAATCGACGATTTTAGAAAACTGGTGGTTCAAATGCATATACTCTTTTTTTCGCACAAAATGCCGccgttttcatgattttttttaaatatataattaaaatattattaggcTTTAATTTATTCAAACcttatttggaacaacttttTTTCCGGTTTGCAATTAAACCTGAATTTATTAaactttatattttgtattagttTATTGttagtgatgattatatttagaatttgaatgtaaagaataaacatgtgaaattatgatattttaaaattttaaaattttgtaggtgttgtgattttttttagaGATTAAATCAACCAgttcgaccgatttaataaatatatagtattataATAGAGACcggtttattcaaccgagttatccggtttaatccgatttagtcatgcggtttgACCAGTGACCCAATACTCTCACCGGTTTGATGAACGGTCCAATTTTTGGGATCGAACTGTAGTTCTCCCTAGCAAGTTCAGCGTCAATCAACACTGAACGAACTAATGATTGGTAATTAATGCACACttttaattcatatatatatatatatatatatatatatatatatatatatatatatatatatatatatatatatatatatatatatatatatatatatatatatatatatatatatatatatatatatatgatgaggAATATATTTACTCCAAAAGTAAGTAAGTGTAgtagacttactccaaatcttaatcattgattttcattaatctaacggttttaatttatcatttaatctaattatttttagaaacattttattatataaaaaattaattaaagtcgttagattaatgataatcaatggttagaatttggagtaagtcttcaacgcttactcttggagtaaatatatatatatatatatatatatatatatatatatatatatatatatatatatatatatatatatatata is part of the Vicia villosa cultivar HV-30 ecotype Madison, WI linkage group LG2, Vvil1.0, whole genome shotgun sequence genome and encodes:
- the LOC131647152 gene encoding mavicyanin-like, which translates into the protein MELVERCIVFLMMTMVAVQVSNAAVHKVGDSSGWTIIGNIDYKKWSATKNFQIGDTIVFEYNSQFHNVMRVTHAMYKSCNVSSPLTTFSTGKDSIKITNYGHHFFLCGVPGHCQAGQKVDINVLNVSAAAAATPTISPSALASPVPVATTPAPSPNNASPLIVAKGAFGFVGLAMTVFSSFYF
- the LOC131650402 gene encoding uncharacterized protein LOC131650402 encodes the protein MPLTQNLFPIPFPLKQQQQCVNCPFNDCSVSLLYNGIEIVTNAECSNCRRLFCAQCKVPWHSGLNCQQFQLTQLNSRRGISVKRRCPFEEYDEGMGKKKSTTCLMDCPNKQCCLELKLEENLMQSSLYRKFQQQKLKCSMYMRTYEEEKKKEKGKSAVIEFETSNESSSSPQSPKSFCGLCYDFVPESNIVRGSANCNHPFCANCISNHVAAQLSQNIMEVTCPNSRCYEVLKPHHLQHILPEEVVVRWAFERFSIAR